The genomic region GAGAAAGATGTTAGGTGCTCTGTGGGGAAAGTCTGTCACAACAGTGATTTCCCCCAGGAAGCTACTTCTGATTTGCACCTAATTAAGAGTCTTGTGAGACATTAAAGCACAAAAGGCATTTCCAGCAACAGACTGCAGCACACAAGTGCAAGGCTGTTGACTTCGAGAGCACCCAGTCCACAGAATCACTACTCCAATAGATTGTTCAGCCCTATCCctcaaaagccaaaaatctctcACAGAAAAATGCTAAATTAACTTATGGAGATTAATCAGTAAACTTGTGCTCGTGTGTGACAATCCAAACATATATCACAAAAAAGCAACCAAGTAGAGGAACACTGGTAAATGTAAAGTTTTTATCTTCTTGAGGAAACTACCAGCAAGAAACATATATTACTACtgcaaagcattttcttttttaattatcacAAACACATTGAGTTGTGAATTCCCAGAAATTCTAAAATGTTTCCCTCATAAAAGTCTGCAAGTAACAAGTCTGATGACTACATCACTCAGAGTATAGACATCAAACAGCTGATTTCTAAGACTGTGGTCCGGTATCACTTTATGGGTTAGCTGCCTCTGGAAGCATATACACCATGCTGTTACAAGCAACAATTCAGTCATTCTCCACAGCTTAACAGAGGTCCAAATAGACTTTCCCTGTCCATATTTGCAAATCTGTGGTCTGCAGCAAGGTACCTGTGCACAAGAACCAACAACAAAATAGCCTACAAAAATGTGTCTGCACTAAAACATGAAAGTAAACCAGAGCATAtataagaagaaatattttccctTAATTTAAATAAATGGGTGCAACATTGGTAAAGAAAGCTTAGGCCACAAAATAAAATGCTGTCCTCTACATTTAAGTTCTGAGATGACAACATATTAGTTTTTTTTCCTAGGCTATTCTGTAGCCTCTTCTGTTAACAAAAGGGCCCAACTAATCTCTTTAAAAGCCGAGGTGCCTTTTCAGTAATGTCTTCCAAAATGTCTATCTCTTCTACTTTCTATTTCCTCATAAAACCATTTGCTGAACTCTGAGATAACAACAACATACATATCTaattaaaatatgctttctgTCATGTCAAATAGTACTCAATTTAAGTTGGCCAACAGAGTCGAAAACACTTGTACAATTCTGATTCAAAAAACCCACCTGGAATCATTCTGAAATAATGTTTCTACTTCTTCTGGAGGTCCAAAATCAGCAATTGACAGTAATTCCTCAATCTATAAACACATGGACACAATACATATTAAAGGCACTGTATTAAATTTCCTTTGTCCACACCTACACAAGAAACAGACAAATATCaaacaggaaatattttattttctacataTTTGGAATACTTAGCAAAACCATTTCAAAATAGCCTTTTCCTCCACTTACATGGAACTTTTACTTCTTGCCTGGGAAGCTTGTGTCAAATAGCATATGTGATCCAGGGATTACTACAAAATTTTTTTGCCTAATGTACATTCTGAACAGTTGGCTAAGTATTGTGTGACATACATAATTTTTGTTTTACTTGGCTTTACTTAAGTCTTGCAAATACTTTTTCTTAACATCCTTACACTggaatttttttcacttcttcccCTTTGCAAGTTTGTATTTCTACTGCATGTTACTATTGAGTTCCCAACTCCCTTTTAGCATGGCACCTAACTAGTAAATGCTACAAATCTAGTATATCCAATGCTTATAGACTATACCTAATTGTGAAAGTTTTATCTTATTTGAAATTTTTACTCCTACTTTTCTTTACATTACTTCCCTTTGAATTCTACGTATTATTCTAGGAGGTAAATTGGATAGtacttcttcatcttccaataCTTAAAAATCAGGTTCAGCTGTGTTATTTCAAGCTCTGTTATTCCAATCTGTGTATTACATAAATCTGATGATCTGCAATGTATGAAAATATCCAGCTGAGTGCTTCCCAGCGCTATTCACTGACAGAAGCTATTTATGGAGGGTTTTTACTTGTCTCGTGTGGTTAATTTTCTTGGTGCCTATGAACTGAACTTGAAGGTAACCCAGGggttttcttcttcaaaaagaGCACGTGGTCATTTAATAAAGTTTCAGAAACTGTGATTAATGGAACATGTTCCACAATAACAGACCTGAAAGGTAGGACCTGCAGGAATAAGTATTTGTAGTTCCATCTAGGTATGTTAATAAAGGAGTAACAGTAATGACAAGGTGCTTCCATAATCACTTGTTACTTCTTGTGTAGAATTTCTTGTGTTGATTTGGGGCAGTGTAATAACTAATATTAAGAAATTTCAGAAGTGTTTAGTTTATTTCTATTCTTGTGCTTTTTGTTGATGCTAGTACAGGTGAAAAACATTTGCACTGTGGATCAGCATATTGGCATGAAACTCAGAATTGTGACCACAGAAAGTTCAAGCAATTCACTGCACTTCTAGAGAGTCTGAAATTCTTGTCAGCCCTTCCAGCTCTGCTAATACATACCACATGAGCCCATAAGTCATTAACAGTAATCGACTATAATAGCAACACATCAAGAATAAGGCACTTCAGGACACCTGAGTCAAAGATTACAATTACCTCTTTTATGGCTGCAGCTTCTTTGTCTTTTACAAATACTATTGGGGGTACATTTCCTAGAATCTGCTGACTCGTCAGGAGATACCTGGCAAAAACACAGCATTCACCAGTGTGAGTAACAATACAGCACCTCCAGGACAGATAAAATATGTTAAAGTAGCTCCAGCAGTACTGCAAATCTAAGGATATGGTTTGCAAAACTTAGCCTGATGGGTATCCACTCAGGTTAGCGCTGAGCAATACGTCACTGTGGAATCCCAATTCTGAATGTGCAATAATACAAAAACTACTAGCTGCAGATCCCACTGAGTATTAATTATATTAGATTTGTCTCCTATATACACGGGGTGGCTCAGGTCCTTCCCCACTTCCTTTGGCTTCCTTATCCCCATCATAGGAGTGAGAGCAGTGGGGGATGGAGCCTTTGCAGCAGGGTGAGTCCTACATGCTATCTGCAGGAGGGACTGACAGGGCTCCCCTTGTCTTCTTCCCAGCCAACAACATTCCTTCTCAAAAAGTGGAAGCTGTTGGGAATAGAAGAGTGCATTGTGCTGTAGAAGGAATTACACAGCATTAGGGAAATGGGGAAAGGAAATGGCTCTACAAGGATGCTTCAGTGCCACCTTCCCCATGGAGAGAAGTCCTGATCCTTCAACACACTGGCTGGACAGCAGAGGGTAAGccaaggaaagagggagagaaaaaaaatctctatgaTAACCTGAAAACTCACTGGATCCATTAccaaaaatgtttaaaagcatCACAACACAAGGTAGCATCCCGCCATTTATTTTTTGTATCAGAAATACTTGTAATTGTCAGTCCTCTTGTGCAACATCATATTCTGGCCTACCGCCATGCACAGCATATCCATCACTAGTACAATGAAGTGTCACTTCAGCCAAAttcctctttcttcctgttcAGTCCAGTCCAATCCTAAGAGAGTACAGAAGCCAAATATGCCAGCTGCGCTCCAGCAGAACACACAGCTGGTCTGACATGGGCATCCTTCCCTGTGAGGTTCATCACAGAAGATGCTCTGATTCTAAATATCTAAAAACCTAAAGCATTTTAACAGGTCAGATACAGATTATCAGAAATACTTAAGATACAGTACTAGTACATGGCTATGAACTTATGAAGTGGTCTGTTTATCACATCGCAATACCGTATACGCGGAGCACTCTTCTGCAGTACGCTTTCAACATAACTTTCTTCCTCCATAGTAGCAGCAGGATTCCAGTATATACGACATGCTGAAAAGTTTGATGCCAAGGACACCTGCAAGAAGACAAAAGTTTATTTAAAATTAGATATATATACACCATATACAACAAGGTCTCTAATTCATATAATGACCCAAACTGGATATGTAAATTCTTAGGAGAATCTGTTcatccatctctgctcttcagaACCAAAATTACACGGTGCCTTTATAGAAGTTGAGTTTAACACCAAATAAGATTTACATTCCATAACTGAAAGGACTTTTTTGATTTCAGCAAGTCAGTGCCTGATCTCCCCTTCAACTGTAATTAAATGGAGGAGAagtctgtcagcatctgtacgtTACTGACAGTGCTACATTTCATCAATGTGATGGTGCTACCATCATGAAAAGTCCAGAATAACAATTTACAGCATGCTGTTTGGAAAGTATAAGTTTCCGCTAAAGAAGGACCTGTGACACTGCCTGGTTTGCTGTCACCCAGAGTTTGGTTTTGATATTGACAGAAAAAAGAACGCCCTTCATGCCACTGTAAGAGTCCCTCCAGGTCTAAAGCCTGCTGGGCACCTCCTGTGCCTGAACCTCTGGCTCACTAACAGGTAATATCCATAGCTGTAATGTATGCAATTGAAAACACACAGTGTGCAGGTGATGAAGCACACGAGTTAGACTATCTTCCTGAAGAATAAActtctgaaatacaaattggaTTCTGAAAGACTTCACTAACTGTTACGCATCACATCTAGCAGCACCTTAAAGAACAGTTTCTCACTAGGAGGGTACACTCTGCAAACTTCTAATAACCTCTCTGGCTCAAATGAAGGAAAGAGCTaaggaagagggaggagaaagtATAAACTACTCATTGGAAGGCACagttcagaggtcatctagtccagaaACCAACAGATGCCTATAGACATCAGCAGGAAAAGACAACTCCATCAGAGTACTCCCAGGAGTGAACACTGCATCAAGAGTCTGCTGTTGACAGTGCTACTCTTTCCTAGGCCAGAATGCACTGTCCCCAAAAACCAAAGCAGATACTGATTTTTGCACTAGCAAATAACTCCTTTCTCACAAAACCTGccactcatttaaaaaaaccaccatCCACTAACCAGCTGTTTCTAACGCAGGATCAACCCTTCCTATCTCCCATGCTGAGTCTAATGTAAGCACCTAACCAACCCTATCTGATGCAAGCCATTTCTTCATCACCACTTGAGTGATGTTATTGAGTGGATAAGAGTTTGATGTATCAAGCCTGAAGCATGATTTTtatctgtattattattattatgtaatTTGAACTTTTGATACCTCcactccccccaaaaaagaaaaatctgatggACTGCAGAAAGCCTACTAAAAGATTTATTTTGATAATGGAAGAAACTATATCAGACCAGAATCAGCTCCTAAGTAAATCAGGACTGAGTCTCAGCCACATCCCAGAACAGCACAAACACCAAGCACTAGACAGTTATAATAAAATGTGCACTGTATTTGAAAGAAGGCTGTTTCTCTCCTTCTTCCATTTATAAGCTATTTCATTTACAGAAACTTCTCCTGAAAGTGCTGTGGCCTGCCTACACCAGCCAGTATTTCTATGTGCAGACATGCCATCCAAGTTAGACAAAAAATCCTCAAAGCcctagagagagaaagaaaaaaaatactgtataaaGGATATTGCACATATGGAGCCAAAAGATTAATCTTGCTCATGTAATTTTAATCATTTGCCTGAAGACAGAATGAATTCAGCTGGCAAAATCACATTTCAATCATAAATTACAAACTCATTGTCACAGATGCAGCTATGAGgtgcatttttttccatatttctaaCAAACAAAGATAAGTCCATCAAGCTGTTTTCATTTAATCTTAACAACAGCAATTGTAGAAGGAAAAACTACAGACAACTAAGAATGTAGAGACTGACTTAGTTCTGAATCAGAGCTTTAACATCCCTTTCAAACTCATGAATTACGACCACACTAGCTACAATTAAGTACAAATTCCAATTCTTTCTGGAAACTTGCTTGCCAACGCCATTTTCTAAGGCTTGCCCTTTTTTTGAAGTAAGCTTATGCCCCACTTAGGTCCTCTGCCTGTGTAATGATGATGGTGAGGGATACAAATAGGTATCAACTCTCACACAGCTGCACAAAGAAAAGACTCTTGGGAAGACAGGTTTACATTGGTAAAACGAGGGTCCTCCTTCTGAAAGGACAAGACAAATAGTGGCAAATAGTTtgagtgacagaaaaaaaaaagccataccaGGATAATTACCGTTTAGTTGGCCTAAGTTGCATTTGTATTATAGTGTCAAAGGTTTACTGAGCCACATACAACAGTGGCAAAGTTCTCTTAGCACACCAGGTGAATCCAGTGCCTCATCTTGCTATGTTGTGCCACATCAGCCACAATGCAGCAAAACTCCTCTTGCGTACAACACCAGGGGAGCTCCTTTGGGGCACCACGCTGACCTCAGGGCACAGTCAGAGGTGCTCAACACAAGCTGTAGCTTTGGCACTTGCCTTGCAGATTTCCAGCTTGAGATCATAAAGTTCTTGATTAACTTCACAGGTACTCATCATCTCTGTCACAGCTTTATGGATAAGACCATTTAAGACTCTGCAGCGTATGTTATCTTCCTTCCTAGTTTTTGTCTGGTCATCTTTCAGTACAGAGGCCATCTTGGTTGGTTTatacatctaaaaaaaaaaaccccaaagccacaaacaaaaacaaacaaacgccaaacaaaaacaaaccaaaaaaaccacaaaacacacacacaaaaacattaATCAGTAGTTACAAACTTGTATTAGGCAATTATGTACAGTTTTGTGCACTCCACTAAGTATGCTCTTAGAATACCATTACTGGAGCTGTCAAGGCTTTGTATAGGTCTTATGTATCAGGTGTTTCAACAAAGAATATTTCTGTTCACAAAATCTTTCACCTTCATGTATTACAGTGAAGGTTTCTTAGTTTATTATTTTGTAGCAAGTTACAAGTCCATTATTTTGTAGCAAGTTTTCTAAAATACAGCATGTATTAACTAGAAAGCATtgcttgtaggaaaaaaaattgttttccataAAAGTAAAACTATGCTGGTATACAGAAACTTTAATCTGGATCAGTTCTCTACTATGGGCTCAAGAGCATGCAAGAGAGGTGCTGGTGTGGATGAAAGATGAGCATAGAAGAGGAAAAGGCTGTGGGGAGCAGAACAGCTTCTGACAGCAACCCTGGTATGTGATGGTGAAATTGGAGCCCTAGTGTTCATTCAGAAAATTCTGCTACTTCTGCACCAGAAAAATCTTTCCCTAAAGTTAGACACAATGGCAGAAGCACAAGCTTGTTCCTCCTGGCACAGCTAAACGCAACACCTCAGAAGCTTGCACTCACCATCTTAGATCCCAGGGTAGGGCTGTCATACCAAAACttctttcttttggaaaaaaagaaagggaaatcaGCTTTATATTTCAGCAGCTCAGAGCAACAATGTGCTCCCCATGTAATTACAACACCACCCCCCTGAAGGCACAAGGACAACACGCAGGTTTTTATGCCCGCGAGGGGGTTTCCCCAGAGGGGTCACAGGCTGGGAGGCAGTGGGGGAGCAGCGCTCCCACCCACGGCTTTAGCTGCGCAGAGAGTGGGGAAAGAACGACCCTAATGTTTGGGTGTCACTTGGCGCAGCACTGAGGCGCCGGTACTGGAGCCCCACAGGCACTGGAGGCGCCGCTCGCAGGGCGACCCAGGCGGGGGTCGGCTCTCCCCGGGCCGCCGGGCCTACGGGGGCACTCCCAGCCCCGCACTCCTCGCACAGCTTCGCCAGCGCCTCGGCCCGGCCCCGGGTGGGGTTCCGTCGGCGGGGAACACGCTCGCCAGGCCGCAGGCAGCCCCGCACCGCCGAAGGGAGAACGGGCCCGCCGCCCGCCAGCTCGACCGGAGCCCCCGCACCTACTTGTTTTTGCGGAGCATTTTCTTCAGCAGGTTCCTGGTGCCGCCCAGGGCGGCGGAGCTGCGCAGCGCCCGGCACCAAGGCAGCACCACCACCGCCCGGGCGCCCCACATGCTGCCGCCGCGGTCCGGCTCGGCGCTGTGAACCCTCCCCACGGCGGCCGCCCGGCGGTGCCGGCTCCCCCTCGCGGCGCGGCGGCCGGAGGCGGCAGCGCCCCGGCGGTCACGGCGGTGCTTGTGGGCGGCCCTGCCGGACCGGACGGGAAGCGggggcagagctgccccaggcACAGGCGCAAGGGCGGacccgcggggctggggggcagctcgTACACAGACACGGCCTCCTCCCGCGCAGGCAAACGCGGGCACGGGCTCTGTTAGCTGGCGGGTTATCTTGGAAGTGAAAATAAACACAGTTGCTGCCTTCCCATGAAAAGGCCGCCCCTGCAAAGGCCTTGCAAGCTGTTCCCCAAGGACAAGCGCTGCTGCCGGGGCGGCAGGAGCAGCCGTGCGGACACGCTGACTGTGCTCTGCTCGGCCATGCGGTTCGGCGGCGGCACTAGAGCACGACGCAAATGTCCTTCGGTTTGGTGGTGTGCCGATGGGCCGTTTTAAGAGCgtgcaagaaaaataaagtacACCAACACAAGACTATGGACCAGTTCTGGGCCcatcagttcaggaaggacagggaactgctggagagagtcccgTGCacagcaacgaagatgattaaaggagtggagcatctcccttatgaagaaaggctgagggagctgggtctctttagcctggagaagactgagggatgacctcactactgtttataaatatataaagggtgagtgtcatgaggatggagccagactcttctcggtgacaaccaatgataggacaaggggcaatggatacaaactggaacacaggaggtttcacttaaatatgagaagaaacttctcggtgagagtaacagaacactggaacaggctgcccagggaggctgtggagtctccttctctggagacattgaaaacccacctggacaccttcctgtgtaacctcatccagttgttcctgctctggcaggggcattagactagatgatcttttgaggtcctttccaatccctaacattctgtgattatgtgtgaTTATGTGACTCATGAGTTTTTCATTGAAGTTCATGACAAAACACCGCAGTTTTCCACACAGAATCACTTTTAGTGATCAATGCATTACACATGTTATCCGTATAACAGACATGGGATCATGACACGAAGAGTGGTCAAATTACCGTTTCCTCACATCAGGATAAACACTAAAGGCATCCACATTAAATGCAGGTGGCTTTAGAGTAATACTTCATTAGGGATAGGAAGACCTCTAAGACCGGCTTCTATGCTTTCCGTCATGTTCTCCATCATAAGGCGACGTGTCTTTTTGGTGGCACTTGCCATGTGAGGAGTTATTATAACATTCTTCATCTTTAACAAAGGGTGATccctgggaaaggaaaagaaatactgaGCTTGTCACTCACTGAGCTTTCATCTTTTACTCTGTCACTTGAAAGTAGCCAGGGaagtatttaaataataattaaaaactaaTTGCATCACCCAAGCATACTCAGAGGAGTTCAAAATGCTGCTTAGCTTGTGCGTTTTTTTATGCAACAATCCTCCAAATGAGTCAGTGTAAATTTTGTTTGGCTAGGAGGGAAGGATTTGGGACATGGTTTCAGAAGGACTAGTGCACATACACCATGTACTCTCAGTAACAAAAATGATGTAACTTCCCACATGCTTACAAACTTGCACTTAGTCTAAACCATGCACATACACTTATTTGTATTTAACTTAAATACATGTCCTACCTTGGCAAAGGTTCGGGATGTGTCACATCCAGAGCAGCTGCCTTAATAACTTTGTTTTGAAGGGCTTCCACCAAAGCATCCTGATCCACAACCAGACCTAGGGTACAGTAAGAAGGACACTATTATTTTCATATTCTGTATTGTGCTCTCACCATCATTTTGGGCACGGTGGTCAGGCAAACAGCAGGGCTAGCAATGTTCACAAAGCAGATGCAGCAGCAGAGAGAAGGTGCTGAAGTGGGAGGAGGAAGCTTGGGTACCTGCGTTGGAGCTGGACAGTCAGgacttttaaaaggaaatatgtAGTGTCAGACTTCAGGGTGGGCTGTGCCGCCCTGATGTATGTTAGCAACAACACtgcactaaataaataaaaagctaaaGTAGGAGATTATACATGGGATTCTAACACTCAAGCTCACTAACATTTTAGAGACCTACTTGCTCATAATTATGGAAATGCTTGAATGTTTTGCTGATACATGACCACAGACATCTACATAATCTAGTAATCAGAGAATTTACTAAAAATTTCAGAGTGGCAGACCCTGTATTAGGGTTGAGTTTTCCCAGGACTTTTTATGCCAGCAAACCATAATACAATTTTATTTGTTCTGCACCTTACCTCTGCTGATATTAATGAGAGTAGCTGTGGGTTTcatcagctccagctccctcttcCCAATCAGTTTGTGCGTCTGTGGAGTTAGGCTCACAGAAAGCAACACAAAATCTGACTGCTGGAGCAAATCATCTATCTTCTTACAGAAAATAGCTCCAACAGCACTTTCTTCTTCCTTGTTTCTGAGGGGAAAAATCCAAAATTAAACTCCAGTAGTAACTACAAAAAGTTCAAATCACCATTAGAGAAATGGTTTCTTAATTGTTTTCTTCACTCCATAGTGCAAAGCAGTTAGCCAGTTATCTCACTGAAACTCAGTAAAGAAAATGTTGAGCTGTATCCCACAGTGCCAAGTGCACTGTACACAAATGTGCAATACCATACCTGTATGGGGGATGAAAAGTAAGAAGTGAGCATCATGTATATACACTGaataaataatacaataaatGCATTTGTGTCACAGCCTCTGGTTGTAATGGGGATTCTTTTCCAATCCAAAAGCAAGACTGATGTTTGACATGAATTCCCTTCCCTGTGAAAAGTAACTCATCTGAAAATTACTGAGGAAACACAGAAGACAGGGCTGGGGTCAAATGTTCAGAAAATTTTGCCACCAGCAGTCTGCTCACTCTGTGCATCAGCACTGGTTCATGGAAACCACACGCTGCAGGACCTCTGGTGCATTCCATCCATGCAAGGACAAGACTGGGCCATGTACTGCCCAGCTCCCATCAGATTCCCACAAAAGAAAAGGATTGGATGGGCGTGATGGGAGTCATGGCATATGTGAAGGGCACATACATCTCATCTAGAAGAGAGCAAACAGTCTCACAAGTCTGGCTTTGCATTGTCAGCTGGGTCTGACACACCTAAGTCACAGGAGTTATGTCCTCCCTGACCATTTATCCTGTCATCAGTCTACGGCAATGTCACCAATATGACAGGAATGCCCAGGGAGCCATGACTCACAGGGAGACCAGTGAGATGTATTCCTcccattttttcctttgtttctgtaCAAACTGGGAAATGAATGACTATCTTGAAGCAAGTCTATGTACTTTTCCACTTGAAGAGCCAATAATAAGGCAGTGACTTACGGTCATTGCCCTGAGGGCACCACCAGCCCTGGTTGTCCCTGGCCAGCCCCCCAGGGCTTCCCCACATCCCAAAGCACCATGGCAGCTCCCCTCAGGGCCACTAGCCCCTGCCCCAGCAATGCCGGGCTccagctccctccagccctgGCCTGGCTTCCACCCTGCTCTATCACCATGAGCTCACCTGATGATTTGGACTTTTGGGTGAGTCTGGCCACAATCTGTGGCCCTCACTGCTTGCTGGCACAATATTTAGTAACAATAGTGCAGAGAGCACATTGTCCGATCCTAACATGGAGAGAACAGGAGTTGAGTTTGAAAGTGAAAGGTACAAATAATGTTTAAAAGCAGTTACAAAACAGACTTTCCAGCTTTACCTCTGATTCCTGTTGTGGTACAAGATCTTCATTTCAAAGGCTTTGGCTCTCTCAGCCACTTTGTAGCCAATGGTGCCCATTCCCACAATTCCCAAGGTTGCTCCAGAAACCTCAGCCCCCAGCCAGTCAGCAGGGAAATACTCTCTGTTGGGTGAGATTGCCATCTGATAGCCTTGCAGGagggaaaacagggaaaaatgtCATGTAAAGGATGTCCTGGCGTATGGTTACTTTTTTCCCACTTTTTATCATAAGGCAGGAGCAGTAACATGATGTTGTTGTGTTTCTAGACAAGAAGTGAATAGTGCTGCACTGCCAACATGACTTCTGACATTGATCTCTTGCTTAGGATAGAAACATATCCAGCCCCTCTTCAGCAGACAAGGTAAGACCAAAGCAGCAGCCTCCCTTCAATGTACATCACATGCCTGCCCATTATCTCTCTCTGCCTGCAGTACAGATTGTTGTATCACTGAAATGCACCTCAGTACACAGCTTCTTACTCATGGTGGTTCCTCAGCAGAGCTAATGAAACTGACAGTGACATGGATGTCACCTACATTGCAAATACCAAATAGTGCAACTGATGATCTGTTGCGGTATCATCAAGACTTTCAGCAAGGCCAAAATATGCTTCACAGCTATCTTGAGGGTACA from Patagioenas fasciata isolate bPatFas1 chromosome 2, bPatFas1.hap1, whole genome shotgun sequence harbors:
- the RBFA gene encoding putative ribosome-binding factor A, mitochondrial — translated: MWGARAVVVLPWCRALRSSAALGGTRNLLKKMLRKNKKKFWYDSPTLGSKMMYKPTKMASVLKDDQTKTRKEDNIRCRVLNGLIHKAVTEMMSTCEVNQELYDLKLEICKVSLASNFSACRIYWNPAATMEEESYVESVLQKSAPRIRYLLTSQQILGNVPPIVFVKDKEAAAIKEIEELLSIADFGPPEEVETLFQNDSSELFSSATQSSDSPMRSNLFGIDHELLNKQIMDYKRLKVSRDIQSIAWTEEHEQQLSKIQKKIKKKKTRNHPDDDITPQKYLLDRHEADYWDDNTESVSNYELEDELQEEVDKWEADGGITLNQSTEKLK
- the LOC136098358 gene encoding probable 2-ketogluconate reductase — translated: MEGQELPYVLIDSIGGKHGVFEDHVEFLKKHFQLSTMKEYLENKKFLSEKIRAIYMWYHKPVINEGLLQSLPNLKIVASSGVGIDHLDLKLLSSYGVKVSNTPFAVSTDTADFGMTLMLASSRRLVEGYQMAISPNREYFPADWLGAEVSGATLGIVGMGTIGYKVAERAKAFEMKILYHNRNQRNKEEESAVGAIFCKKIDDLLQQSDFVLLSVSLTPQTHKLIGKRELELMKPTATLINISRGLVVDQDALVEALQNKVIKAAALDVTHPEPLPRDHPLLKMKNVIITPHMASATKKTRRLMMENMTESIEAGLRGLPIPNEVLL